Proteins encoded together in one Streptomyces umbrinus window:
- a CDS encoding peptide ABC transporter substrate-binding protein yields MRGATHARWAACAAAVALAATACGDDGGGDSGGGDGSGIVSSSWGDPQNPLEPANTNEVQGGKVLDMLFRGLKRYDAKTGKANDMLAEKIETSDSTNFTVTVKSGWKFSNGEAVTAKSFVDAWNYGASLKNNQKNAYFFGYIDGYDKVHPEDGSKQTTDTLSGLKITGDNTFTVKLNQKFSTFPDTLGYSAFSPLPKAFFDDHAAWLNEPVGNGPYTVDSYAKGSVMKMRAWAQYPGEDKAQNGGVDLKVYTDNNTAYTDLMAGNLDLVDDVPASQLKNAKSDLGDRYINTPAGIIQTLAFPFYDKAWDKDGMEKVRTGLSRAIDRDQITETIFQKTRTPATDWTSPVLGEAGGFKEGLCGDACEYDPDEAKKLIEEGGGLPGGQVKISYNADTGSHKEWVDAVCNSVNNALDNDKACVGNPIGTFADFRNQITQSKMSGPFRAGWQMDYPLIQNFLQPLYYTNASSNDGKWTSAEFDKLVNEANAETDQAKAVDLFQQAEEVLRDDMGAIPLWYQNGSAGYSERVSDVALNQFSVPVYNEIKVS; encoded by the coding sequence ATGCGTGGAGCCACGCACGCCAGATGGGCCGCATGCGCGGCGGCGGTAGCTCTCGCCGCGACGGCCTGCGGGGACGACGGGGGCGGCGACAGCGGCGGCGGCGACGGCTCCGGCATCGTGAGCTCCTCGTGGGGCGACCCGCAGAATCCCCTGGAGCCGGCCAACACCAACGAGGTGCAGGGCGGCAAGGTCCTCGACATGCTCTTCCGCGGTCTCAAGCGCTACGACGCCAAGACCGGCAAGGCCAACGACATGCTCGCCGAGAAGATCGAGACCTCGGACTCGACGAACTTCACCGTCACCGTCAAGAGCGGCTGGAAGTTCAGCAACGGCGAGGCCGTCACCGCCAAGTCGTTCGTGGACGCCTGGAACTACGGCGCCAGCCTCAAGAACAACCAGAAGAACGCGTACTTCTTCGGGTACATCGACGGCTACGACAAGGTGCACCCGGAGGACGGCAGCAAGCAGACGACCGACACCCTCTCCGGCCTCAAGATCACCGGCGACAACACCTTCACGGTCAAGCTCAACCAGAAGTTCTCGACCTTCCCCGACACCCTGGGCTACTCGGCCTTCTCCCCGCTGCCGAAGGCGTTCTTCGACGACCACGCGGCCTGGCTGAACGAGCCGGTCGGCAACGGCCCGTACACCGTCGACTCGTACGCCAAGGGCTCGGTGATGAAGATGCGCGCGTGGGCGCAGTACCCGGGCGAGGACAAGGCGCAGAACGGCGGCGTGGACCTCAAGGTCTACACCGACAACAACACCGCCTACACGGACCTGATGGCCGGCAACCTCGACCTCGTCGACGACGTGCCCGCCTCCCAGCTCAAGAACGCCAAGAGCGACCTCGGCGACCGGTACATCAACACGCCCGCCGGCATCATCCAGACCCTCGCCTTCCCGTTCTACGACAAGGCCTGGGACAAGGACGGCATGGAGAAGGTCCGCACGGGCCTGTCCCGGGCCATCGACCGCGATCAGATCACCGAGACCATCTTCCAGAAGACGCGCACACCCGCGACCGACTGGACCTCGCCCGTCCTCGGCGAGGCCGGCGGCTTCAAGGAGGGGCTGTGCGGTGACGCCTGCGAGTACGACCCCGACGAGGCCAAGAAGCTGATCGAGGAGGGCGGCGGGCTGCCCGGCGGCCAGGTCAAGATCTCGTACAACGCGGACACCGGCTCCCACAAGGAGTGGGTGGACGCCGTCTGCAACTCCGTCAACAACGCGCTGGACAACGACAAGGCCTGCGTCGGCAACCCCATCGGCACCTTCGCCGACTTCCGCAACCAGATCACCCAGTCCAAGATGTCCGGCCCCTTCCGGGCCGGCTGGCAGATGGACTACCCGCTGATCCAGAACTTCCTGCAGCCGCTGTACTACACCAACGCCTCGTCCAACGACGGCAAGTGGACCAGCGCCGAGTTCGACAAGCTCGTGAACGAGGCCAACGCGGAGACCGACCAGGCCAAGGCCGTCGACCTCTTCCAGCAGGCCGAGGAGGTCCTGCGGGACGACATGGGCGCCATCCCGCTCTGGTACCAGAACGGCAGCGCCGGCTACTCGGAGCGGGTCTCCGACGTGGCGCTCAACCAGTTCAGCGTCCCCGTCTACAACGAGATCAAGGTCAGCTGA
- a CDS encoding ABC transporter permease, with protein MVVAEDAVPTAPKTPPRGGDSRSPGRLAWLRFKRDRTGVVSACVVLVFFVAGVGAPLIAKPYGKDPYTTYGQNTAGLLNDFGFPVRPNGGISGGFWFGVEPQLGRDVFTLLLYGIRNSLLIATVTTLLVTFLGIVVGLTAGYLGGRTDYLVGRVIDILLAFPSTLFFIAFWPVMISILVSPEDATPTWLTVVSLISVMTAFGWAPIARLLRGEVLALREREFVEASKVTGASPARIIFKELLPNLWTPILIQATLALPMYVTTEAALAFLGVGLSDPTPDWGVMIQRGAQVYQNDITYMLFPGLTMVIFVIAFNLLGDSVRDALDPKTRRR; from the coding sequence ATGGTGGTGGCCGAAGACGCCGTACCCACGGCGCCGAAGACGCCGCCCCGAGGCGGTGACAGCCGCTCCCCCGGCCGGCTCGCCTGGCTGCGCTTCAAGCGCGACCGCACGGGCGTGGTCTCGGCCTGTGTGGTGCTGGTCTTCTTCGTCGCCGGAGTCGGCGCCCCGCTGATCGCCAAGCCGTACGGCAAGGATCCGTACACGACCTACGGCCAGAACACGGCGGGTCTGCTCAACGACTTCGGTTTCCCCGTCCGGCCCAACGGCGGCATCAGCGGCGGCTTCTGGTTCGGCGTCGAACCGCAGCTCGGGCGGGACGTCTTCACCCTGCTGCTCTACGGCATCCGCAACTCGCTGCTGATCGCCACGGTGACGACCCTGCTGGTCACCTTCCTCGGCATCGTCGTCGGGCTCACGGCCGGCTATCTCGGCGGCCGTACCGACTACCTGGTCGGCAGGGTCATCGACATCCTGCTGGCCTTCCCCTCCACGCTCTTCTTCATCGCCTTCTGGCCCGTGATGATCTCGATCCTCGTCTCGCCGGAGGACGCCACCCCGACCTGGCTCACGGTGGTCAGCCTGATCTCGGTGATGACCGCGTTCGGATGGGCGCCGATCGCCCGGCTGCTGCGCGGCGAGGTACTGGCCCTGCGCGAGCGGGAGTTCGTGGAGGCGTCCAAGGTGACCGGGGCGTCGCCGGCCCGGATCATCTTCAAGGAGCTGCTGCCGAACCTGTGGACGCCGATCCTCATCCAGGCGACCCTCGCGCTGCCGATGTACGTCACCACGGAGGCCGCCCTCGCCTTCCTCGGCGTGGGGCTCAGTGATCCGACGCCGGACTGGGGCGTGATGATCCAGCGCGGGGCGCAGGTCTATCAGAACGACATCACTTACATGCTCTTTCCCGGCTTGACGATGGTGATCTTTGTGATCGCCTTCAACCTTCTTGGTGACTCCGTTCGGGATGCGCTGGATCCGAAGACCCGCCGCCGGTAG
- a CDS encoding ABC transporter substrate-binding protein, translating into MSLSRRNFVIATSVAAGGSMVLSACSSGGGGGGTGGGGTASTAKYSAVTIGTADDSTGPAPAVAGARKGGTIHPIGPDDFSHLDPQRIYYSWNSTVGNLYIRCLTGYKIASGGAMKLVGDLATDTGTMSDDGKTWTFTLKDGLKWEDGSELTVEDVRHGIERGFASFTTEGATYLQSALTGTNDFRSVYKGPYGGKHLSSVVTDTAKKTITFHLKTARPDLNWTLAMHSYGAVPVKHDTKEKYDKDPVSCGPYRIKQHSVDKSLTLVRNTHWDPATDPIRSAYPDSFVFEFGPEGLQATDRLIADSGNDQFAVMAYSGVPAERIQKVLGTADLKARTVDGLLTGLYYYAINCKRITDVKVRQALNYAWPLEQIRRIYGGPSAGEYATTVLSPDIAGRVKFDIYGKLTKPQGDTAKAKALLKEAGKLGQKIVYTYPQGASDAYDKTKVVIAAALKEAGFDPVVKPVESTSYYDQVQQIDNQFDVMWFGWSPDWPTGYTLLQPLFDGTTIANGANNVSQLNVPWVNAAIKKNAVIPDATKANAAWAALDRQIMEKEAPIIPETYQRRYYLYGDKVGGSEFDPLFSAFILYKLYAKA; encoded by the coding sequence ATGTCTCTCTCGCGTAGAAACTTCGTCATCGCCACCTCGGTCGCGGCAGGCGGCTCCATGGTGCTCTCTGCTTGCAGCAGTGGTGGGGGCGGTGGCGGTACGGGGGGTGGCGGTACGGCGAGTACCGCCAAGTACTCCGCCGTCACCATCGGCACCGCGGACGACTCCACCGGGCCCGCGCCCGCGGTCGCCGGTGCGCGCAAGGGCGGGACGATCCACCCGATCGGGCCGGACGACTTCTCGCACCTCGATCCGCAGCGGATCTACTACTCGTGGAACTCCACGGTCGGCAACCTCTACATCCGCTGTCTGACCGGCTACAAGATCGCCTCCGGCGGCGCCATGAAGCTGGTCGGCGACCTCGCCACCGACACCGGCACCATGTCCGACGACGGCAAGACCTGGACCTTCACCCTGAAGGACGGGCTGAAGTGGGAGGACGGCAGCGAGCTCACCGTGGAGGACGTACGCCACGGCATCGAGCGCGGCTTCGCGAGCTTCACCACCGAGGGGGCGACCTACCTCCAGTCCGCGCTGACCGGCACGAACGACTTCCGCTCGGTCTACAAGGGCCCGTACGGCGGCAAGCACCTCAGCTCGGTCGTCACGGACACCGCGAAGAAGACCATCACCTTCCATCTGAAGACGGCACGCCCGGACCTCAACTGGACGCTGGCGATGCACTCCTACGGCGCCGTGCCCGTCAAGCACGACACCAAGGAGAAGTACGACAAGGACCCGGTCTCCTGCGGTCCGTACCGGATCAAGCAGCACTCGGTCGACAAGTCCCTGACGCTGGTGCGCAACACGCACTGGGACCCGGCGACGGACCCGATCCGCAGCGCCTACCCGGACTCCTTCGTCTTCGAGTTCGGTCCGGAGGGGCTCCAGGCCACGGACCGGCTGATCGCCGACTCCGGGAACGACCAGTTCGCGGTCATGGCGTACAGCGGGGTGCCGGCCGAGCGCATCCAGAAGGTGCTCGGCACGGCCGACCTGAAGGCCCGTACCGTCGACGGCCTGCTGACCGGCCTCTACTACTACGCCATCAACTGCAAGCGGATCACCGACGTGAAGGTGCGCCAGGCGCTCAACTACGCCTGGCCGCTGGAGCAGATCCGCCGGATCTACGGCGGCCCGTCCGCCGGCGAGTACGCGACCACCGTCCTCTCTCCCGACATCGCGGGCCGGGTGAAGTTCGACATCTACGGCAAGCTGACCAAGCCGCAGGGCGACACGGCGAAGGCGAAGGCCCTGCTCAAGGAGGCCGGGAAGCTCGGCCAGAAGATCGTCTACACCTATCCGCAGGGCGCGAGCGACGCGTACGACAAGACCAAGGTCGTCATCGCCGCAGCCCTGAAGGAGGCCGGCTTCGACCCGGTCGTGAAGCCCGTCGAGTCGACCAGCTACTACGACCAGGTCCAGCAGATAGACAACCAGTTCGACGTGATGTGGTTCGGCTGGTCCCCCGACTGGCCCACCGGCTACACGCTCCTCCAGCCCCTCTTCGACGGCACCACGATCGCCAACGGCGCCAACAACGTCTCCCAGCTGAACGTGCCCTGGGTGAACGCGGCGATCAAGAAAAACGCCGTCATCCCGGACGCGACCAAGGCCAACGCCGCCTGGGCCGCGCTGGACCGGCAGATCATGGAGAAGGAGGCGCCGATCATCCCCGAGACGTACCAGCGCCGCTACTACCTGTACGGGGACAAGGTGGGCGGGAGCGAGTTCGACCCGCTGTTCTCGGCGTTCATCCTCTACAAGCTGTACGCCAAGGCCTGA
- a CDS encoding ABC transporter permease: MFRFLVRRTLGALLILLIISALTFVLFYVAPRDPARAACGKLCTPQTLALVRHNLGISDPLPVQYWHWLVGVFAGRDYTGLGHCPAPCLGYSFTNHEPVLGLITDRFPTTLSLSIGSALVFVVFGVGTGMIAAVKQGKALDKIASSASLVGSSLQIYIVGVVAMYYLSDEWHLLPRPQDSAGFTQDPGGWFKGLLLPWLVLALIFTANYTRMTRSQLVESLSEDYVRTARAKGLSRRTVFFRFAWRGAMGPIVTILGLDIGYLLGGAIITEETFGLHGIGALSIKAVRDNDLPLLLGVVLTAAAAIVVANIVVDAVYALIDPRIRLA; the protein is encoded by the coding sequence ATGTTCCGCTTCCTCGTCCGTCGGACGCTCGGCGCGCTGCTGATCCTGCTGATCATCAGCGCCCTCACCTTCGTGCTCTTCTACGTCGCCCCGCGCGACCCGGCCCGCGCCGCCTGCGGCAAGCTCTGCACTCCCCAGACGCTCGCGCTGGTCCGGCACAACCTCGGGATCTCCGACCCGCTGCCGGTCCAGTACTGGCACTGGCTCGTGGGCGTGTTCGCCGGCCGGGACTACACCGGGCTCGGGCACTGTCCCGCGCCCTGCCTCGGCTACTCGTTCACCAACCACGAGCCGGTGCTCGGCCTGATCACCGACCGTTTCCCGACGACGCTCTCGCTCTCCATCGGCAGTGCGCTGGTGTTCGTGGTCTTCGGCGTCGGTACGGGCATGATCGCGGCGGTCAAGCAGGGCAAGGCGCTGGACAAGATCGCGTCCTCCGCCTCGCTGGTCGGCTCGTCGCTGCAGATCTACATCGTCGGCGTGGTCGCGATGTACTACCTCTCCGACGAGTGGCATCTGCTCCCCCGGCCGCAGGACAGCGCGGGGTTCACCCAGGATCCGGGCGGGTGGTTCAAGGGGCTGCTGCTGCCGTGGCTGGTCCTCGCGCTGATCTTCACGGCCAACTACACGCGGATGACCCGCTCCCAGCTCGTGGAGAGCCTCAGCGAGGACTACGTACGCACGGCCCGTGCCAAGGGCCTGTCCCGCCGGACGGTCTTCTTCCGGTTCGCCTGGCGGGGCGCCATGGGCCCGATCGTCACGATCCTCGGCCTCGACATCGGCTATCTCCTCGGCGGCGCGATCATCACCGAGGAGACGTTCGGGCTGCACGGCATCGGCGCGCTGTCCATCAAGGCCGTACGGGACAACGACCTGCCGCTGCTGCTCGGTGTCGTCCTCACCGCGGCCGCCGCGATCGTCGTCGCCAACATCGTCGTCGACGCCGTCTACGCCCTCATCGACCCGCGCATCCGGCTCGCCTAG
- a CDS encoding ABC transporter ATP-binding protein: MSTPFLSVRDLRVAFSTEDGVVRAVDGLSFDLAQGSTLGIVGESGSGKSVTSMAILGLHDREHTDVDGEILLDGKDLLTATERELERLRGNTMSMIFQDALASLSPFHTVGKQIGETYRKHTGASRHEARARSVEMLRRVGIPQPDLRVDDYPHQFSGGMRQRAMIAMALVCDPELLIADEPTTALDVTVQAQIMDLLKDLQQEFGTAIVFITHDLGVIANIADDVLVMYGGRCVERGTRNQVLRTPQHPYTWGLLGSMPSLDGPVDVPLSPIPGLPPSLLNPPSGCRFHPRCAFAEKVHGGLCATDSPPLEINGGGRGTACHLTAEQRREFFVDYATPQPN; the protein is encoded by the coding sequence ATGAGCACCCCCTTCCTCTCCGTACGCGATCTGCGTGTCGCCTTCTCCACCGAGGACGGCGTCGTCAGGGCCGTCGACGGGCTCTCCTTCGACCTGGCCCAGGGCAGCACGCTCGGCATCGTGGGCGAGTCCGGCTCGGGCAAGTCCGTCACCAGCATGGCGATCCTCGGCCTGCACGACCGCGAACACACGGACGTGGACGGCGAGATCCTGCTCGACGGCAAGGATCTGCTGACGGCGACCGAGCGGGAGCTGGAGCGGCTGCGCGGCAACACCATGTCCATGATCTTCCAGGACGCGCTGGCCTCGCTCTCGCCCTTCCACACGGTCGGCAAGCAGATCGGCGAGACGTACCGAAAACACACCGGGGCGTCCCGGCACGAGGCCCGGGCGCGGTCGGTCGAGATGCTCCGGCGCGTCGGCATCCCGCAGCCCGACCTCCGCGTGGACGACTATCCCCACCAGTTCTCGGGCGGTATGCGCCAGCGCGCGATGATCGCCATGGCCCTGGTCTGCGACCCGGAGCTGCTGATCGCCGACGAGCCGACGACCGCGCTCGACGTGACGGTCCAGGCCCAGATCATGGACCTGCTCAAGGACCTCCAGCAGGAGTTCGGCACGGCGATCGTCTTCATCACCCACGACCTGGGCGTCATCGCGAACATCGCCGACGACGTGCTGGTGATGTACGGCGGCCGCTGTGTGGAACGGGGCACGCGGAACCAGGTGCTGCGGACACCCCAGCACCCGTACACCTGGGGCCTGCTGGGCTCGATGCCGAGCCTCGACGGGCCGGTCGACGTGCCGCTGTCACCGATCCCCGGCCTGCCGCCCTCGCTGCTCAACCCGCCCTCCGGCTGCCGCTTCCACCCGCGGTGCGCGTTCGCGGAGAAGGTCCACGGCGGGCTGTGCGCCACGGACAGCCCACCGCTGGAGATCAACGGCGGCGGCCGCGGCACGGCCTGCCACCTGACCGCCGAGCAGCGCCGGGAGTTCTTCGTCGACTACGCGACACCCCAGCCCAACTGA
- a CDS encoding ABC transporter ATP-binding protein encodes MSGTDSDSLLDVTGLTKHFPVRGGFPVRRTVGAVQAVDGLDLRVAEGESLGLVGESGCGKSTTGRLITRLLEPTAGKITYAGQDITHASRRELAPVRSEIQMIFQDPYASLNPRHTVGKIVSGPMEINGLNPVGGHERRARELLEIVGLNPEHYNRFPHEFSGGQRQRIGVARALALQPRLIVADEPVSALDVSIQAQVVNLLQTLQRDLGIAFVFIAHDLAIVRHFSQRVAVMYLGRIVETADRDDLYENPRHPYTRALLSAVPEATASDVPARERIRLTGDVPSPLNPPSGCRFRTRCWKATERCASETPALVRVEGNGVGHLTACHYPETRDTVPGPRPSEGPGIAA; translated from the coding sequence ATGAGCGGCACGGACTCCGACTCCCTCCTGGACGTCACCGGGCTCACCAAGCACTTCCCGGTACGGGGCGGCTTCCCCGTCCGCCGCACGGTGGGCGCGGTGCAGGCGGTGGACGGGCTCGACCTCCGGGTCGCCGAGGGCGAGAGCCTGGGCCTGGTCGGCGAGTCCGGCTGCGGCAAGTCGACCACGGGCCGGCTCATCACCCGCCTCCTGGAACCGACCGCCGGAAAGATCACGTACGCGGGGCAGGACATCACGCACGCCTCGCGCAGGGAACTGGCCCCGGTCCGCTCCGAGATCCAGATGATCTTCCAGGACCCGTACGCCTCGCTGAACCCGCGGCACACGGTCGGGAAGATCGTCTCCGGCCCCATGGAGATCAACGGACTCAACCCGGTGGGCGGCCACGAGAGGCGCGCCCGCGAACTCCTGGAGATCGTCGGTCTGAACCCGGAGCACTACAACCGCTTCCCGCACGAGTTCTCCGGCGGCCAGCGCCAACGGATCGGCGTGGCAAGGGCGTTGGCACTGCAGCCGAGGCTGATAGTGGCGGACGAACCGGTCTCCGCCCTGGACGTGTCGATCCAGGCCCAGGTGGTGAACCTCCTCCAGACCCTGCAGAGGGACCTGGGCATCGCCTTCGTCTTCATCGCCCACGACCTGGCGATCGTCCGCCACTTCTCTCAGCGCGTCGCCGTGATGTACCTCGGCCGCATCGTCGAGACGGCCGACCGCGACGACCTGTACGAGAATCCGCGGCACCCGTACACACGGGCGCTCCTGTCCGCGGTTCCGGAGGCGACGGCATCGGACGTCCCAGCCCGCGAACGCATCCGCCTGACCGGAGACGTGCCCTCCCCGCTCAACCCGCCGTCCGGTTGCCGCTTCCGCACCCGCTGCTGGAAGGCGACGGAGAGGTGCGCGTCGGAGACGCCTGCGCTGGTGCGGGTCGAGGGGAACGGGGTGGGGCATCTGACGGCTTGTCATTACCCGGAGACCAGGGACACGGTCCCCGGGCCCCGGCCCTCCGAAGGCCCCGGGATCGCGGCCTGA
- a CDS encoding Uma2 family endonuclease, giving the protein MDYAKMRVIAEELTEYAEHLEGAWIVEIGPCGPSLAMMSPSKRHVGAVRRIRNQLNKQLPATHPGYICENGPEIEHPSIGRMRRPDAVVIPEDVLDEEGLAVDASQVLAVIEIVSPSNPDNDYGEKLAEYPAMGIAHYMIVDPRTGTVEVQSAPCKGRYEDKAPHIFGDAVPFGPWTVETDRFRRYGKAGTKSH; this is encoded by the coding sequence ATGGACTACGCGAAGATGCGCGTGATCGCCGAGGAGCTCACGGAGTACGCCGAGCACCTCGAGGGAGCGTGGATCGTCGAGATCGGGCCCTGCGGACCGTCCCTTGCCATGATGAGCCCCTCCAAGCGCCACGTGGGCGCGGTCCGACGCATCCGGAACCAGCTCAACAAGCAGCTCCCCGCCACCCACCCCGGCTACATCTGCGAGAACGGTCCCGAGATCGAGCACCCGTCGATCGGCCGCATGCGGCGCCCCGACGCGGTCGTCATCCCCGAGGACGTGCTCGACGAGGAGGGCCTCGCCGTCGACGCGAGCCAGGTGCTGGCGGTCATCGAGATCGTCTCGCCGTCGAATCCTGACAACGACTACGGGGAGAAGCTCGCCGAGTACCCGGCCATGGGGATCGCCCACTACATGATCGTCGACCCGCGCACGGGCACCGTTGAGGTTCAGTCCGCCCCGTGCAAGGGCCGCTACGAGGACAAGGCCCCGCACATCTTTGGTGACGCCGTGCCGTTCGGCCCGTGGACGGTGGAGACCGACCGTTTCCGCCGCTACGGAAAAGCCGGGACCAAGTCACACTGA
- a CDS encoding GNAT family N-acetyltransferase, whose translation MPDLRLEKVTPDNVDAACRLAVRSDQERFVAPVVKSLAEAYVQPEVAWPRLVFAGEELVGFVMAFFDVRFDPANSDDRPRSGLWRLNIADGQQGRGYGRFAVESVCEEIRRRGQSRVTVTWGQGAGGPERFYLKLGFCLTGEMSGDQVVGELDLPTS comes from the coding sequence GTGCCGGATCTCCGCCTGGAGAAGGTGACACCGGACAACGTCGACGCCGCGTGCCGCCTCGCGGTGCGCTCCGACCAGGAGCGGTTCGTGGCTCCGGTGGTGAAGTCGCTGGCCGAGGCCTATGTGCAGCCGGAGGTCGCCTGGCCTCGCCTGGTCTTCGCAGGCGAGGAACTCGTCGGCTTCGTGATGGCCTTCTTCGATGTCCGCTTCGACCCGGCGAACTCGGATGACCGTCCCCGTTCCGGCCTTTGGCGGCTGAACATCGCCGACGGCCAACAGGGGCGTGGGTACGGCCGCTTCGCCGTGGAGTCCGTGTGCGAGGAGATCCGCAGGCGTGGCCAGTCGCGCGTCACGGTGACCTGGGGGCAGGGGGCAGGGGGACCGGAGCGGTTCTACCTCAAGCTCGGATTCTGCCTCACCGGTGAGATGAGCGGAGACCAGGTCGTCGGTGAACTGGACCTGCCCACAAGCTGA
- a CDS encoding VOC family protein gives MLNPTIRHLTFDCTGDPYDLGLFWSELLGRPLADDDKPGDPEALLRDPDGGPSLLFVRVPEGKSAKNRIHFDLQPSGRTRAEEVERALTLGARQLADHTRPDGGGWVMMADPEGNEFCVERGELG, from the coding sequence CTGTTGAACCCCACGATCCGCCACCTCACGTTCGACTGCACGGGGGACCCGTACGACCTCGGGCTGTTCTGGAGCGAGCTCCTCGGACGGCCGCTGGCCGACGACGACAAGCCTGGAGACCCGGAGGCGTTGCTCCGTGATCCCGACGGCGGGCCGAGTCTGCTCTTCGTGCGGGTCCCGGAGGGCAAGTCGGCCAAGAACCGCATCCACTTCGACCTCCAGCCGAGTGGACGCACGCGGGCGGAGGAGGTCGAGCGGGCTCTCACCCTCGGCGCCCGCCAGCTCGCGGACCACACACGGCCGGACGGTGGAGGCTGGGTCATGATGGCCGATCCCGAAGGCAATGAATTCTGCGTGGAGCGCGGGGAGTTGGGCTGA
- a CDS encoding amidohydrolase family protein, giving the protein MALHLRGTVLPGGAVRDLWILGDRITFDRPHDPANTVVDGGFLLPGLVDVHTHPGGGDDSDAPRFDADLFAEQVAAHRDAGTTALRFPGLLGEVPAPSREAPDSPRMITAGRWLAWAGLSKSAGFHTVTDDLVAYAVAETKANDGWCKLMGDWDFEAAPVPYELLRAVVGAVHAAGGRVAVHCQSAEGVLGAARAGVDSVEHGMGMPEECVGLMAAHGTVYVPTLTAFARSAPKIKPSPRGTLWQEGHRTMVRRVREAHDAGVTVLAGTDSAPFGNVATEVEHLIAAGLPTEAAVGAASWTARDFLGLSGLTEGGLADVTVYAADPRREPGVLRHPRRIVLRGRVIR; this is encoded by the coding sequence ATGGCCCTTCACCTGCGCGGAACCGTCCTGCCCGGCGGGGCCGTACGCGATCTCTGGATACTCGGCGACCGGATCACCTTCGACCGCCCTCATGACCCGGCCAACACCGTCGTCGATGGCGGTTTTCTGCTGCCCGGACTCGTCGATGTGCACACGCACCCGGGGGGCGGCGACGACTCCGACGCCCCGCGGTTCGACGCGGACCTCTTCGCGGAGCAGGTCGCCGCCCACCGTGACGCGGGTACGACGGCCCTACGCTTCCCCGGACTCCTGGGCGAGGTACCCGCCCCGTCGCGTGAGGCGCCGGACTCGCCCCGGATGATCACCGCGGGGCGCTGGCTGGCCTGGGCGGGACTGTCGAAGAGTGCCGGGTTCCATACGGTCACCGACGACCTGGTGGCGTACGCGGTGGCGGAGACGAAGGCCAACGACGGCTGGTGCAAGCTCATGGGCGACTGGGACTTCGAGGCGGCACCCGTCCCGTACGAGCTGCTGCGGGCGGTCGTCGGGGCCGTGCACGCGGCCGGCGGGCGGGTCGCGGTGCACTGTCAGTCCGCGGAGGGTGTGCTGGGCGCCGCACGGGCCGGGGTCGACTCCGTCGAGCACGGGATGGGCATGCCCGAGGAGTGCGTCGGGTTGATGGCCGCGCACGGCACCGTGTACGTCCCCACGCTCACCGCCTTCGCGCGGAGCGCGCCCAAGATCAAGCCCAGCCCCAGAGGAACCCTCTGGCAGGAGGGTCACCGCACGATGGTCCGGCGTGTCCGCGAGGCCCACGACGCCGGGGTCACCGTCCTGGCCGGCACCGACTCCGCGCCCTTCGGGAACGTGGCCACCGAGGTCGAGCACCTCATCGCAGCCGGGCTGCCGACCGAGGCCGCCGTCGGCGCCGCGAGCTGGACCGCGCGCGACTTCCTGGGCCTGAGCGGCCTGACCGAAGGCGGCCTCGCGGACGTCACGGTCTACGCCGCCGACCCGAGGCGCGAACCCGGCGTCCTGCGGCATCCCCGCCGCATCGTCCTGCGCGGCCGCGTCATCCGCTGA